A region of Streptomyces sp. R44 DNA encodes the following proteins:
- a CDS encoding amino acid adenylation domain-containing protein, whose product MNTARLDRLTPEQRAELERRLGGRRTAPSRDRDRDRDRDRDQDQDRDRAGAWAPAPDGHAGSHPLSDTQYRLWLAEQAHGPSAAFTVPVALRIEGPLDTARLRSCLDLLAVRHLALRARIVQEAGTPRQRFDLPARIPLEERTLDGGEAALDRALRDEAARSFSLLRPPHLRALLLHTGPDTAVLVLTLHHAFCDGWSLEVLIRELFEAYGAPGAPALPAAPTAQHLDYARWEHSAEGRDRLARNGAYWADRHDGPADPPELPFAGGPRHDGTSSGDRNDGAERASVFVPPAGLDARVAELARRAGATTHAVWLAAFAATWHLATGARAVPIGVPAANRAEARWDGAVGAFVATLPLVLEVHPAESFTDLVRRATEALLDGSGHAVVPLDGPALPAPAAMFVLTGEGSRREMPGGLTVETLPIRVRGTQNELTVQLVERPDGVSGVLTAAPGRYGAADLDRLGDAYLRCLDTLLADPAAPLAAADLLDEETRTLLAASAEEPAAPSFGLPYEAFRHWVERTPEAFATSDDLAPGTDASGTDASGADVFGADVFGTDRADVTARTRRLGYRELADRVESLAVGLHEAGVRSGSAVAVCLPRSSDYLAVTLAVWHLGGWTVPLNVKDPRDRLRTLLTGAGAAFLVRRADAPAVELPGVAELAVGELARTGRPAPPPAALRPADLAYAVFTSGTTGTPKCVTVPQGALANELAWRRAAIGLDGRDRVLQTIPLAFDPAFWQCFGPLAAGAGVVFPGTDPDATPGAVVDLALAHGATVVDLVPSLLAALDDEDLRRLPARVVFCGGEPLPAAQAERYRRLGSGTLYNQYGPSETCIDATSHRYGEGPAADGTVPIGRPIGGVRLHVLDPALRRLPVGVPGELYIGGLGVARGYAGRPAETAARFLPDPAGPPGARMYRTGDRARWNPDGTLQFLGRADNQVKIRGHRVELEEVDRALLAVPGVREAAVVVVGERFRRLVGFLAGEPDLDPQSVRERLAAALPAYMVPAELRVLAGLPTTANGKADRRSLTELAAGRPEGRPAAARADDPVLAAVLDAFAAVLELPSAAPDDDLYDLGGASLGAARIAAELTTRLGTEVPVRLVLGNPRAADLATALGARGATGPGLAVPATDGERSEDGEPLGDEVPGPEQRHVLALERLLGRPSPPVPVLLDLPADPGPERVADAVRRLVERHDALRPLPGATAPDDWRPCVTEELPGGPELLDWPAELIERRLPHGHPGLQAVLLRGAAGTTRLLLLLARNRADGPSAGVLAEELSLLLAGREPAGPAPSYRQHLRERALRRERDRAELERYWTQTLAALPGDPFAALRTSGRGFRNAGVRMSLPAELDARLRARCTELGTAPAAPFLAALGGLVARIAGADRVVVGTPVGHRSGTAEAGLVGRAVDMLPVVLSAGGDPADAHRALLTALGGSDLPLERIAELVDPVDPAVRPPVCAAALLTHDYDGVPESTPAPTPDDTAPAAASGDPAPAPTPGHAVPEHWSDLDLVLHVEPGPDGTRGLLLSGDTRLFDPTALRTALAELTEALGRWAA is encoded by the coding sequence GTGAACACCGCACGTCTCGACCGACTGACCCCCGAGCAGCGGGCCGAACTCGAACGCCGGCTGGGCGGCCGCAGGACCGCACCGTCCCGGGACCGGGACCGAGACCGAGACCGGGACCGAGACCAGGACCAGGACCGGGACCGGGCCGGGGCCTGGGCCCCGGCTCCGGACGGCCACGCGGGCAGCCATCCGCTCTCCGACACCCAGTACCGCCTCTGGCTCGCCGAGCAGGCCCACGGCCCCTCGGCCGCCTTCACCGTGCCGGTGGCCCTGCGCATCGAGGGCCCGCTGGACACCGCACGCCTCCGGTCCTGCCTCGACCTGCTCGCCGTCCGCCATCTGGCGCTGCGCGCCAGGATCGTCCAGGAGGCCGGGACCCCCCGGCAGCGCTTCGACCTGCCCGCGCGGATCCCGCTGGAGGAGCGGACGCTCGACGGCGGCGAGGCCGCCCTCGACCGCGCCCTGCGGGACGAGGCCGCGCGCTCCTTCTCGCTGCTGCGGCCACCGCATCTGCGCGCGCTGCTGCTGCACACCGGCCCGGACACCGCGGTCCTCGTCCTGACGCTGCATCACGCCTTCTGCGACGGCTGGTCGCTGGAGGTCCTCATCCGGGAACTCTTCGAGGCGTACGGGGCACCCGGCGCGCCCGCCCTGCCCGCCGCGCCGACCGCGCAGCACCTCGACTACGCCCGGTGGGAGCACTCCGCCGAGGGCCGCGACCGGCTGGCCCGGAACGGCGCCTACTGGGCGGACCGCCACGACGGACCGGCGGACCCGCCGGAACTCCCCTTCGCGGGAGGACCGCGGCACGACGGCACGTCCTCGGGCGACCGAAACGACGGCGCCGAACGGGCCTCGGTCTTCGTGCCGCCCGCCGGCCTGGACGCACGGGTCGCCGAGCTGGCCCGGCGGGCCGGGGCGACGACGCACGCCGTCTGGCTCGCCGCCTTCGCGGCGACCTGGCACCTGGCCACCGGCGCCCGGGCCGTCCCGATCGGGGTGCCCGCGGCCAACCGCGCCGAGGCCCGCTGGGACGGCGCAGTCGGGGCCTTCGTGGCCACGCTGCCGCTGGTGCTGGAGGTCCATCCCGCCGAGAGCTTCACCGACCTGGTGCGCCGGGCGACCGAGGCGCTCCTCGACGGCTCCGGACACGCGGTGGTGCCGCTCGACGGCCCGGCGCTTCCCGCGCCCGCCGCCATGTTCGTCCTCACCGGGGAGGGCTCCCGCCGTGAGATGCCCGGCGGTCTCACCGTCGAGACCCTGCCGATCCGCGTCCGAGGGACGCAGAACGAGCTCACCGTCCAGCTGGTGGAGCGGCCCGACGGAGTGTCCGGCGTGCTCACCGCCGCCCCCGGCCGCTACGGTGCCGCGGACCTCGACCGGCTGGGCGACGCCTATCTGCGCTGCCTGGACACGCTGCTCGCCGACCCCGCCGCCCCGCTGGCCGCCGCCGACCTGCTGGACGAGGAGACGCGGACGCTGCTCGCCGCCTCGGCCGAGGAGCCGGCCGCGCCCTCCTTCGGCCTGCCCTACGAGGCGTTCCGCCACTGGGTGGAGCGGACCCCGGAGGCCTTCGCCACCTCGGACGACCTCGCTCCCGGCACCGATGCTTCCGGTACCGATGCTTCCGGTGCCGATGTGTTCGGTGCCGATGTGTTCGGTACTGATCGCGCCGACGTCACGGCCCGGACCCGGCGGCTCGGCTACCGCGAACTCGCCGACCGGGTGGAGTCCCTCGCCGTCGGCCTGCACGAGGCCGGGGTACGGTCCGGCAGCGCCGTCGCGGTCTGCCTCCCCAGGTCCAGCGACTACCTGGCGGTCACCCTCGCGGTCTGGCACCTCGGAGGCTGGACCGTCCCGCTGAACGTGAAGGACCCGCGGGACCGGCTGCGCACCCTGCTGACCGGCGCGGGAGCCGCCTTCCTGGTGCGGCGCGCCGACGCGCCCGCCGTGGAGCTGCCCGGGGTGGCCGAACTCGCCGTCGGGGAACTCGCCCGCACCGGCCGCCCCGCGCCGCCGCCGGCCGCCCTCCGCCCGGCCGATCTCGCGTACGCGGTCTTCACCTCGGGCACGACCGGCACGCCCAAGTGCGTCACCGTGCCGCAGGGGGCGCTCGCCAACGAGCTCGCCTGGCGGCGCGCCGCCATCGGCCTGGACGGGCGGGACCGTGTCCTGCAGACCATCCCGCTCGCCTTCGACCCGGCGTTCTGGCAGTGCTTCGGCCCGCTGGCGGCCGGCGCGGGAGTGGTCTTCCCCGGCACGGACCCGGACGCCACCCCCGGTGCGGTGGTGGACCTGGCGCTCGCCCACGGCGCCACCGTGGTCGACCTGGTCCCCTCGCTGCTCGCGGCGCTGGACGACGAGGACCTGCGGCGGCTGCCGGCCCGGGTGGTGTTCTGCGGCGGCGAGCCGCTCCCGGCCGCGCAGGCCGAGCGCTACCGCAGGCTGGGCTCCGGGACCCTGTACAACCAGTACGGCCCCTCCGAGACCTGCATCGACGCCACGTCCCACCGGTACGGCGAGGGGCCGGCGGCCGACGGCACCGTGCCGATCGGCCGGCCGATCGGCGGCGTCCGGCTGCACGTCCTCGACCCCGCGCTGCGCCGCCTGCCGGTCGGCGTGCCCGGCGAGCTGTACATCGGCGGACTCGGTGTGGCCCGGGGCTACGCGGGCCGTCCCGCGGAGACCGCCGCCCGCTTCCTGCCGGACCCGGCGGGCCCGCCCGGCGCGCGGATGTACCGCACCGGGGACCGGGCCCGCTGGAACCCGGACGGCACCCTCCAGTTCCTCGGCCGGGCCGACAACCAGGTGAAGATCCGCGGCCACCGGGTGGAGCTGGAGGAGGTGGACCGGGCCCTGCTCGCGGTGCCCGGTGTGCGGGAGGCCGCGGTCGTCGTGGTGGGCGAGCGGTTCCGCCGACTGGTCGGCTTCCTCGCCGGAGAGCCGGACCTGGACCCGCAGTCCGTCCGGGAGCGGCTCGCCGCCGCCCTGCCCGCGTACATGGTCCCGGCCGAACTGCGCGTCCTGGCCGGGCTGCCGACCACCGCCAACGGCAAGGCCGACCGGCGCTCGCTCACGGAGCTGGCCGCGGGCCGCCCCGAGGGCCGGCCGGCCGCCGCCCGAGCGGACGACCCCGTGCTCGCCGCGGTCCTGGACGCCTTCGCCGCCGTCCTCGAACTGCCTTCCGCCGCCCCCGACGACGACCTCTACGACCTGGGCGGGGCCTCGCTCGGCGCCGCGAGGATCGCCGCCGAACTGACCACGCGCCTCGGCACCGAGGTCCCGGTCCGCCTCGTCCTCGGCAACCCCCGCGCGGCCGACCTGGCCACGGCCCTCGGCGCCCGAGGCGCGACCGGCCCCGGCCTCGCCGTACCGGCGACGGACGGAGAGCGGTCGGAGGACGGAGAGCCCCTCGGCGACGAGGTCCCCGGGCCCGAGCAGCGGCACGTACTGGCACTGGAGCGGCTGCTCGGCCGTCCCTCCCCGCCGGTCCCGGTCCTGCTCGACCTCCCGGCCGACCCCGGTCCCGAGCGGGTGGCGGACGCCGTCCGCCGTCTCGTCGAACGACACGACGCGCTCCGCCCGCTGCCCGGCGCGACCGCCCCCGACGACTGGCGGCCCTGTGTCACGGAGGAGCTGCCGGGCGGGCCCGAACTGCTCGACTGGCCCGCCGAACTGATCGAGCGTCGGCTGCCCCACGGCCACCCCGGCCTGCAGGCCGTTCTGCTGCGCGGGGCCGCCGGGACGACACGGCTGCTGCTGCTCCTGGCCAGGAACCGGGCCGACGGGCCCTCGGCGGGCGTGCTCGCCGAGGAGCTGTCCCTGCTGCTCGCCGGGCGGGAACCGGCCGGTCCCGCGCCGAGCTACCGGCAGCACCTCCGGGAGCGCGCCCTCCGCCGGGAGCGCGACCGCGCGGAGCTGGAGCGGTACTGGACGCAGACCCTGGCGGCGCTGCCCGGCGACCCCTTCGCCGCTCTGCGGACGAGCGGCCGCGGGTTCCGCAACGCGGGCGTCCGCATGAGCCTGCCGGCCGAGCTGGACGCCCGTCTGCGGGCCCGCTGCACCGAGCTCGGGACGGCCCCGGCCGCCCCCTTCCTGGCCGCCCTCGGCGGTCTCGTCGCCCGGATCGCCGGGGCCGACAGGGTGGTCGTGGGCACACCGGTCGGGCACCGGTCCGGCACCGCCGAGGCCGGCCTGGTCGGCCGGGCGGTGGACATGCTTCCGGTGGTCCTCTCCGCCGGGGGCGACCCGGCGGACGCCCACCGGGCCCTGCTCACCGCGCTCGGCGGCTCCGACCTGCCGCTGGAGCGGATCGCCGAGCTGGTGGACCCGGTCGACCCGGCCGTGCGCCCGCCGGTCTGCGCGGCGGCCCTGCTCACGCACGACTACGACGGCGTCCCGGAGAGCACACCCGCTCCGACGCCCGACGACACGGCACCCGCTGCGGCCTCCGGCGACCCGGCACCCGCTCCGACGCCCGGCCACGCTGTGCCCGAGCACTGGTCCGACCTCGACCTGGTGCTCCACGTGGAGCCCGGACCCGACGGCACCAGGGGGCTGCTGCTCTCCGGCGACACACGGCTCTTCGACCCCACCGCCCTGCGCACCGCACTGGCCGAGCTCACCGAGGCCCTCGGCCGCTGGGCCGCCTGA
- a CDS encoding type I polyketide synthase, with translation MSRDRSLDIAVTGMAGRFPGAPDVARLWEAIAQGRTLLHRLTPEELEQSGIPAELADDPAYVPVHGRLDDADRFDHAFFGVSPREARLLDPQQRLMLECAWSALEDAGHPLRAPDTRRTAVYAAASSSEHLRALLAGGELDDPEFDEAIVANERDFLATRIAYKLGLTGPAMAVLTACSSSLVAVHLAMQALNNGECDQALVVAASANAPQAGHVHIPGGILSASGVCRPFDADSDGAVGGSGVVGIVLRRFQDAVDEAAPMHGVLLGSAVNNDGAAKPGFSAPAAAGQERVIREALAAADIDASSLGYLETHGTGTRVGDPIEWSAASAVLEELGAAPGQVRVGAVKGTIGHLDAAAGLAGLVKALLVVGRGTVPPLANFTGPNPLLDLDGSPLALPSAAGPWEGPEPRRAAVSSFGIGGTNAHVLVEQPPAQPSAQPPAQPSAQPPAQPSDTAEDLSPAAEAPGAARLVVLSAADPAALRRAKARLADHLDAVPETVADVARTLARRAPLPYRGTVVASTAAELAAGLRAAAPEAVAAEPVPAPLVFLLPGQGTQTPGMAQPFTRALPGFADALDACLRAFEPPLAAELAEALHDETFPAERLEATRLAQPALFAVEYAAATALIGLGLRPSALIGHSLGELTAACLAGSLDLPTAARLVEHRGRLMQDCEPGAMLAVTCSAAEAERLLAESGAGLEIAAVNTATDTVLTGPFAEIDAFTAWLGDRHRSRRLRTSHAFHSALMDPAAAGLREVLAGIRPAPAEVPWAGNTDGALVPAGEVVTAERFAEQLRRPVRFADGIATLTAAFPGALAVEVGPGRVLSALAEAAGLDATPLCREVSAEGADRSVSAALGRLWAAGQPVAVERLAGPGRARHLPAYPFEGPRWPLPRRRVTAVADPAPAPEKPLAGAEEHLAPEEETRGPVELVHELWSEQLGLDGIRDGADFFELGGDSLTVTRLARRMGQVFGVDVPVRDLLAVRTVDGHVALVEDLLIQQLVAEAEGAL, from the coding sequence ATGAGCCGCGACCGTTCGCTGGACATCGCCGTCACCGGGATGGCCGGCCGATTCCCCGGCGCCCCGGACGTGGCCCGGCTGTGGGAGGCGATCGCCCAGGGCCGCACCCTGCTCCACCGGCTCACCCCGGAAGAGCTGGAGCAGTCCGGGATCCCGGCGGAACTCGCCGACGATCCGGCCTACGTGCCGGTGCACGGCCGCCTCGACGACGCCGACCGCTTCGACCACGCCTTCTTCGGCGTGAGCCCCCGCGAGGCCCGGCTGCTCGACCCGCAGCAGCGCCTGATGCTGGAGTGCGCCTGGTCCGCCCTCGAAGACGCCGGCCACCCGCTGCGCGCGCCGGACACCCGCCGTACCGCCGTCTACGCGGCCGCCAGCAGCAGCGAGCACCTGCGGGCGCTGCTGGCCGGCGGCGAGCTCGACGACCCCGAGTTCGACGAGGCGATCGTCGCCAACGAGCGGGACTTCCTCGCCACCAGGATCGCCTACAAGCTCGGCCTCACCGGCCCCGCCATGGCCGTACTGACGGCCTGTTCGTCCTCGCTGGTCGCCGTGCACCTCGCCATGCAGGCGCTGAACAACGGCGAGTGCGACCAGGCGCTCGTGGTCGCCGCCTCCGCCAACGCCCCCCAGGCCGGCCATGTCCACATCCCCGGCGGCATCCTCTCCGCCTCCGGCGTCTGCCGCCCCTTCGACGCGGACTCCGACGGCGCGGTCGGCGGCTCGGGCGTGGTCGGGATCGTGCTGCGCCGCTTCCAGGACGCCGTCGACGAGGCCGCCCCGATGCACGGCGTCCTCCTCGGCTCGGCCGTGAACAACGACGGCGCGGCCAAGCCCGGCTTCTCCGCCCCCGCGGCGGCGGGCCAGGAGCGTGTGATCCGGGAGGCCCTCGCGGCCGCCGACATCGACGCCTCCTCGCTCGGGTACCTGGAGACGCACGGCACCGGGACCCGTGTCGGCGACCCGATCGAGTGGTCCGCCGCCTCGGCCGTCCTGGAAGAGCTCGGGGCCGCCCCCGGCCAGGTCCGGGTGGGCGCCGTCAAGGGCACCATCGGACACCTCGACGCCGCCGCCGGGCTCGCCGGTCTGGTGAAGGCCCTCCTGGTGGTCGGCCGCGGCACCGTCCCCCCGCTCGCGAACTTCACCGGCCCCAACCCGCTCCTCGATCTGGACGGTTCACCGCTGGCGCTGCCGTCGGCGGCCGGCCCGTGGGAGGGCCCCGAGCCCCGCCGAGCGGCCGTGAGCTCCTTCGGCATCGGCGGCACCAACGCGCACGTCCTGGTGGAACAGCCGCCCGCGCAGCCGTCCGCCCAGCCGCCCGCGCAGCCGTCCGCCCAGCCGCCCGCGCAGCCGTCCGACACCGCCGAGGACCTGTCGCCGGCCGCCGAAGCACCCGGAGCGGCCCGGCTGGTCGTGCTGTCGGCCGCCGATCCGGCCGCGCTGCGGCGGGCGAAGGCGCGGCTCGCGGACCACCTGGACGCCGTCCCCGAGACGGTCGCCGACGTGGCCCGCACCCTCGCGCGGCGGGCCCCGCTCCCGTACCGCGGCACCGTCGTCGCCTCGACCGCCGCCGAACTCGCCGCCGGCCTGCGCGCGGCGGCCCCGGAAGCGGTGGCCGCCGAGCCGGTACCGGCTCCGCTGGTCTTCCTGCTGCCCGGCCAGGGCACCCAGACACCGGGCATGGCGCAGCCCTTCACCCGGGCGCTGCCCGGCTTCGCCGACGCCCTGGACGCCTGTCTGCGGGCCTTCGAGCCCCCGCTCGCCGCCGAGCTGGCCGAGGCGCTGCACGACGAGACCTTCCCCGCCGAGCGCCTTGAGGCCACCCGGCTCGCCCAGCCGGCCCTGTTCGCCGTGGAGTACGCGGCCGCCACCGCCCTCATCGGGCTCGGCCTGCGGCCCTCGGCGCTGATCGGGCACAGCCTCGGCGAACTGACCGCCGCCTGCCTCGCCGGCTCCCTCGACCTGCCCACCGCGGCCCGTCTTGTGGAGCACCGGGGCCGGCTGATGCAGGACTGCGAACCGGGCGCGATGCTCGCCGTGACCTGCTCGGCGGCGGAGGCCGAGCGGCTGCTCGCCGAGTCCGGCGCGGGCCTGGAGATCGCGGCCGTCAACACCGCCACGGACACCGTCCTCACCGGGCCCTTCGCGGAGATCGACGCCTTCACGGCATGGCTCGGCGACCGGCACCGCAGCCGCCGGCTGCGCACCAGCCACGCCTTCCACTCGGCGCTGATGGACCCGGCCGCCGCCGGACTGCGGGAGGTGCTGGCCGGGATCCGGCCCGCGCCCGCCGAAGTGCCCTGGGCGGGCAACACCGACGGGGCGCTCGTCCCGGCCGGCGAGGTCGTGACCGCCGAGCGGTTCGCGGAGCAGCTGCGCCGGCCGGTCCGCTTCGCCGACGGGATCGCCACGCTGACGGCCGCGTTCCCCGGCGCGCTCGCGGTGGAGGTCGGTCCCGGACGGGTGCTGTCCGCGCTCGCCGAGGCCGCGGGCCTCGACGCCACGCCGCTCTGCCGGGAGGTGTCCGCCGAAGGTGCGGACCGCTCGGTGTCCGCCGCCCTCGGCCGCCTCTGGGCCGCGGGCCAGCCGGTGGCCGTGGAGCGGCTGGCGGGCCCGGGCAGGGCCCGCCACCTGCCGGCGTACCCCTTCGAGGGGCCGCGCTGGCCCCTGCCCCGCCGGCGCGTCACCGCCGTGGCGGACCCGGCTCCGGCTCCGGAGAAGCCCCTCGCCGGGGCGGAGGAGCACCTCGCGCCCGAGGAGGAGACGCGCGGTCCGGTGGAGCTGGTCCACGAGCTGTGGTCCGAGCAGCTGGGCCTCGACGGGATACGGGACGGGGCGGACTTCTTCGAGCTGGGCGGGGACTCGCTGACCGTGACCCGCCTCGCCCGCCGGATGGGCCAGGTGTTCGGAGTGGACGTGCCGGTGCGCGACCTGCTGGCCGTCCGGACGGTCGACGGTCATGTCGCGCTGGTCGAGGACCTGTTGATCCAGCAGCTGGTAGCCGAGGCCGAGGGGGCCCTGTGA